The following proteins are encoded in a genomic region of Pseudomonas sp. Os17:
- a CDS encoding DegT/DnrJ/EryC1/StrS family aminotransferase — protein MQVVPGPADGQWRAREADRLPCSSWLAQFYQRRHGVLVGSGTAALELALRQLGATGTWRVAVPAATCHQVVAAVLNAGAIPVIIENAADLLLSSEALAPHIHGLDAVIAVHQYGLPCDIPALRQLLGPRLPIIEDSAGAWDLCCPGASLVVTSLGHGKALDIGGGGALFGDLPVDGDIDVWSPGQRSRACPALSPALSIHALPALMPAVARAQARSQRLRQQMPGLLARLRDAGLEPWAPAGSAPPSGQYLAIRTREPQLFERLRHSPHAEALGVCAPAAGALRELPMLRGRGEVAQGPQASLELRRNWVLLDPIAALDHPGRLDAWAGDTR, from the coding sequence GTGCAAGTAGTTCCAGGTCCTGCCGATGGCCAGTGGCGGGCACGGGAGGCCGATCGGCTGCCGTGCTCGTCCTGGCTTGCGCAGTTTTATCAGCGGCGCCACGGCGTCCTGGTCGGTTCCGGCACCGCGGCGCTGGAACTGGCGCTGCGCCAACTGGGGGCCACTGGCACCTGGCGGGTCGCGGTTCCCGCCGCCACCTGCCATCAAGTGGTGGCCGCCGTCCTCAATGCCGGCGCGATACCGGTGATTATCGAAAACGCCGCCGACCTGCTGCTCAGCAGCGAGGCGCTGGCGCCCCATATCCATGGCCTGGACGCGGTGATCGCGGTCCATCAATACGGCTTGCCCTGTGACATCCCGGCCTTGCGCCAGTTGCTGGGCCCGCGCCTGCCGATCATCGAAGACAGCGCCGGTGCCTGGGACCTGTGCTGTCCCGGCGCATCGCTGGTGGTCACCTCCCTGGGCCACGGCAAGGCCCTGGACATCGGCGGCGGTGGCGCGCTGTTCGGCGATCTGCCGGTGGATGGCGACATCGACGTCTGGTCGCCGGGCCAGCGTTCCCGCGCCTGCCCGGCCTTGAGCCCGGCCCTGTCGATTCATGCCCTGCCGGCGCTGATGCCTGCCGTCGCCAGGGCCCAGGCCCGTAGCCAGCGCCTGCGGCAGCAGATGCCCGGGCTGCTGGCGCGCTTGCGCGATGCCGGCCTTGAGCCCTGGGCACCGGCCGGATCGGCGCCGCCCAGCGGTCAATACCTGGCGATCCGCACCCGCGAACCGCAGTTGTTCGAACGCCTGCGCCACAGCCCCCATGCCGAGGCCCTGGGGGTCTGCGCCCCGGCGGCCGGCGCGCTGCGGGAGCTGCCCATGCTGCGCGGCCGTGGCGAGGTGGCCCAGGGGCCGCAAGCCAGCCTGGAACTGCGCCGCAACTGGGTCCTGCTGGACCCGATCGCCGCCCTCGACCACCCCGGGCGCCTGGATGCCTGGGCCGGAGACACTCGATGA
- a CDS encoding enoyl-CoA hydratase/isomerase family protein has translation MNFKEIAYEQQGPIVVIRFNRPEQRNCIGPVTHRELIEAWSRFRDDESALVAIITGTGDRAFCAGGDLKAAAQLVPSDPEEMAAHERGERPGIIGPSRWVDVYKPVIAAVNGVAYAGGLEWACFADMRIAEEHASFGVTCRRWNIGLADGGTQRLPRIIGMGRAMELILTGKVIDAQEAYRIGLVNEIVPSGRSLKRALELARMLAGLPQPAMRSDKEAAIRGYGLPLAEGLKIEAQCFNRSIHAPETRERLRQFIERDHPDRRVRPAPGLLGD, from the coding sequence ATGAACTTCAAGGAAATCGCCTACGAGCAACAGGGCCCCATCGTGGTCATCCGCTTCAACCGTCCCGAGCAGCGCAACTGCATCGGCCCCGTGACCCACCGCGAACTGATCGAAGCCTGGAGCCGCTTTCGCGACGATGAAAGCGCCCTGGTCGCGATCATCACCGGCACCGGCGACCGGGCCTTTTGTGCCGGCGGCGACCTCAAGGCCGCCGCACAACTGGTGCCGTCGGACCCCGAGGAAATGGCCGCCCATGAGCGTGGCGAGCGTCCCGGCATCATTGGCCCCAGCCGCTGGGTCGATGTCTACAAGCCGGTGATCGCCGCGGTCAATGGCGTGGCCTATGCCGGGGGCCTGGAGTGGGCCTGTTTTGCCGACATGCGCATCGCCGAGGAACACGCATCCTTTGGCGTCACCTGCCGCCGCTGGAACATCGGCCTGGCGGACGGCGGCACCCAGCGCCTGCCGCGGATCATCGGCATGGGCCGGGCCATGGAGCTGATCCTCACCGGCAAGGTGATCGACGCCCAGGAGGCCTATCGCATTGGCCTGGTCAACGAAATAGTGCCCAGCGGGCGCTCCCTCAAACGGGCCCTGGAGCTGGCCCGGATGCTCGCCGGGCTGCCGCAGCCGGCGATGCGCTCGGACAAGGAAGCCGCCATCCGCGGTTACGGACTGCCCCTGGCCGAAGGCCTGAAGATCGAGGCCCAGTGCTTCAACCGCTCGATCCACGCCCCGGAAACCCGGGAAAGACTGCGCCAGTTCATCGAGCGTGATCACCCCGATCGCCGGGTTCGCCCGGCGCCGGGCCTGCTCGGCGACTGA
- a CDS encoding helix-turn-helix transcriptional regulator gives MTSSAQFWRDANLPYVESRRACDSRANYKAHSHPTLSIGVVDRGVSLFSGGAQGPTLIQAGSVVWVPAHCAHACNPRPDTAWSYQMLHLDPRWVEAVRQEAQHDGPTALCQVLLSQDPHLYQRVCRLNDLLFSAASWQDKEAALIEFIGDFPLHDQPVIALAADPARAGAGVHRVMQFLQDDAQQAQPLERLAALAGLSRYQLIRAFRGATGMTPHAYQLNQRIIQARTSLQAGEPSADLAQRLGFADQAHFQRVFKAHVGVTPGLYKA, from the coding sequence ATGACCTCTTCAGCGCAATTCTGGCGCGATGCGAACCTGCCTTACGTCGAAAGCCGCCGGGCCTGTGACAGCCGCGCCAACTACAAGGCCCACAGCCATCCGACGCTGTCCATCGGCGTGGTGGACCGTGGCGTCAGCCTGTTCAGCGGCGGCGCCCAGGGCCCGACCCTGATCCAGGCCGGCAGCGTGGTGTGGGTCCCGGCCCATTGCGCCCATGCCTGCAATCCACGGCCCGATACCGCCTGGAGCTACCAGATGCTGCACCTGGACCCGCGCTGGGTCGAAGCGGTGCGCCAGGAAGCGCAGCACGACGGGCCGACGGCGCTGTGCCAGGTGCTGTTGAGCCAGGATCCGCACCTGTATCAGCGGGTTTGCCGACTCAACGACCTGCTGTTTTCCGCCGCCAGCTGGCAGGACAAGGAAGCCGCACTGATCGAGTTCATCGGCGACTTCCCGCTCCACGACCAGCCGGTGATTGCCCTGGCCGCCGACCCGGCAAGGGCCGGTGCCGGGGTGCATCGGGTCATGCAGTTCCTGCAGGACGATGCGCAACAGGCCCAGCCCCTGGAACGCCTGGCAGCACTGGCCGGCCTCAGTCGCTACCAACTGATCCGCGCCTTTCGCGGCGCCACCGGAATGACGCCCCACGCCTATCAGCTGAACCAGCGGATCATCCAGGCCCGGACCTCGCTGCAGGCCGGGGAACCCTCGGCCGACCTGGCCCAGCGCCTGGGTTTCGCCGATCAGGCGCACTTCCAGCGGGTGTTCAAGGCCCATGTCGGCGTGACCCCGGGGCTGTACAAGGCCTGA
- a CDS encoding LysE family translocator: protein MLQQFLLVAAAHFLALLSPGPDFFLVARMSMAAGWRAATGACLGIALANGIFIVLAFAGVSVFRADSPLFLTIQLAGCGYLLYMGWLFLRHAGASSLAAVDSNGQTRTLGRATWWRGLGMGFASGILNPKNALFYVSLASLVGAQTSAGWKLVYGLWMFSAVLLWDVLVALAIGNRRVRERFARALPWLERGTGVVLILLALLVIGATLWRH, encoded by the coding sequence ATGCTGCAACAGTTCCTGCTGGTCGCCGCCGCACACTTTCTTGCCCTGCTCTCTCCCGGCCCGGATTTCTTCCTGGTGGCGCGCATGTCCATGGCCGCCGGCTGGCGCGCGGCCACTGGCGCCTGCCTGGGCATCGCCCTGGCCAACGGCATATTCATCGTTCTGGCTTTCGCCGGGGTTTCGGTGTTTCGGGCCGACAGCCCGCTGTTCCTGACGATCCAGCTGGCCGGGTGCGGCTACCTGCTGTACATGGGCTGGCTGTTTCTGCGCCACGCCGGGGCCAGCTCCCTGGCCGCGGTGGACAGCAATGGCCAGACCCGCACGCTGGGCCGTGCCACCTGGTGGCGCGGCCTGGGCATGGGCTTTGCCTCCGGCATCCTCAATCCGAAGAACGCGCTGTTCTATGTCAGCCTGGCTTCCCTGGTAGGCGCGCAGACCAGCGCCGGCTGGAAACTGGTCTATGGCCTGTGGATGTTCAGCGCGGTGCTGCTGTGGGACGTGCTGGTGGCCCTGGCGATCGGCAATCGCCGAGTGCGCGAGCGCTTTGCCCGGGCCCTGCCCTGGCTGGAACGAGGCACCGGGGTGGTGCTGATCCTCCTGGCGTTGCTGGTGATCGGCGCCACGCTGTGGCGGCACTGA
- a CDS encoding SCO family protein, translating to MSVLLTRRTLLTSAGVLGLGLLAGCDNSPRLSFKYGKDLSNQILGRTFKLTDSQGETKSLSSYRGLMPMIFFGFTQCPAVCPTTLARAAQAKKLMGRDGERLKVVFITLDPERDTPEVLDAYVKAFDPSFEALYGSLEETAATAKEFGVFYEKIPSGSTYTLSHTATSFVYDSRGTLRLGLSQSLNAQECAEDLLTVMEVC from the coding sequence ATGAGTGTTTTGCTGACTCGCCGCACCCTGCTCACCAGCGCCGGGGTGCTCGGCCTGGGCCTGCTTGCCGGTTGCGACAACAGTCCCCGACTGTCCTTCAAGTACGGCAAGGACCTGAGCAATCAGATTCTCGGCCGCACCTTCAAACTCACCGATTCCCAAGGCGAAACCAAGTCGCTGTCCAGCTACCGCGGCCTGATGCCGATGATCTTCTTCGGCTTCACCCAGTGCCCGGCCGTGTGCCCCACCACCCTGGCCCGCGCCGCCCAGGCCAAGAAGCTGATGGGCCGCGATGGCGAGCGCCTGAAAGTGGTGTTCATCACCCTGGACCCGGAGCGCGACACGCCCGAGGTGCTGGACGCCTACGTCAAGGCCTTCGATCCGAGCTTCGAAGCGCTGTACGGCAGCCTGGAAGAAACCGCGGCCACCGCCAAGGAATTTGGCGTGTTCTACGAAAAGATCCCCAGCGGCTCGACCTACACCCTGTCCCATACCGCCACCAGCTTTGTCTACGACTCCCGGGGCACCTTGCGCCTGGGGCTGTCCCAGTCTCTCAACGCCCAAGAGTGCGCGGAAGACCTGCTCACCGTCATGGAGGTTTGTTAA
- a CDS encoding copper chaperone PCu(A)C, with amino-acid sequence MNAHQRPSRLKSALLLISLLGLAGTAGAATQVDNAWVRATVPGQHASGAFMDLTASSDSKLVEVQSPVAKNVQIHQSSMHNDVMSMQPVDAIALPAGKKVSLDTHGYHVMLMELTGQIKVGDTVPLTLIVENAKGEKESIKVQAQARALDAPDHSMMKH; translated from the coding sequence ATGAATGCCCACCAGCGCCCGTCGCGCCTTAAATCCGCCCTGCTGCTGATCTCTCTGCTGGGCCTGGCCGGCACCGCCGGCGCCGCGACCCAAGTGGACAACGCCTGGGTCCGCGCCACCGTCCCTGGCCAGCACGCCAGCGGCGCCTTCATGGACCTCACCGCCAGCAGCGACAGCAAGCTGGTCGAAGTGCAGTCGCCCGTGGCCAAGAACGTGCAGATCCATCAGTCGAGCATGCACAACGACGTGATGAGCATGCAGCCAGTGGACGCCATCGCCCTGCCGGCCGGGAAGAAGGTCAGCCTGGACACCCACGGCTACCACGTGATGCTCATGGAGCTCACTGGCCAGATCAAGGTCGGGGACACCGTGCCGCTGACCCTGATCGTGGAAAACGCCAAGGGCGAGAAGGAGTCGATCAAGGTCCAAGCCCAAGCCCGGGCGCTGGATGCGCCGGACCACAGCATGATGAAGCACTGA
- a CDS encoding class I SAM-dependent methyltransferase, whose translation MHESARHIVDLYQRHAQAWDRARRANTQAFHSEQAWFERFRQVMGTDRQVLDLGCGGGEPVARYLVEHGYAVTGVDSSAALLDQCRQRFPEQQWINADMRGLALDQDFAGILAWNSLFHLSPDDQRAMFAVFERHAAPGCALMFTSGPAAGEAIGEFEGEALYHASLDPGEYCTLLDTHGFEVVQHISEDPQCCGFTVWLARALDYS comes from the coding sequence ATGCACGAATCCGCCCGTCACATCGTCGATCTGTACCAGCGTCATGCCCAGGCTTGGGACCGGGCGCGCCGGGCCAACACCCAGGCATTTCACAGCGAACAGGCCTGGTTCGAACGCTTTCGCCAGGTCATGGGGACTGATCGGCAGGTACTGGACCTGGGGTGTGGAGGTGGCGAGCCGGTGGCGCGCTATCTGGTGGAACATGGATACGCGGTCACGGGCGTCGACAGCAGCGCCGCCTTGCTGGATCAGTGTCGCCAGCGCTTTCCCGAGCAGCAGTGGATCAACGCCGACATGCGCGGTCTGGCCCTGGATCAGGACTTTGCCGGCATCCTGGCGTGGAACAGCCTGTTCCACCTGAGCCCGGACGATCAGCGCGCCATGTTCGCCGTATTCGAACGCCATGCGGCCCCGGGCTGCGCCCTGATGTTCACCAGCGGACCTGCAGCAGGGGAGGCCATCGGCGAGTTCGAAGGCGAGGCCCTGTACCACGCGAGCCTGGACCCGGGGGAATACTGCACCTTGCTCGATACCCATGGTTTCGAAGTGGTGCAGCACATCAGTGAAGATCCACAGTGTTGCGGCTTCACCGTGTGGCTGGCCCGGGCGCTGGATTACTCATAA
- a CDS encoding DUF6687 family protein, with protein MNSLNTACQEQGFLFDPGVAPLFAHLDLRLLGGRAIGIADNQFTDLLSVLGGPGCGVCNGNPRDLRRENLRQFSYRLDGSGELGSATPAPRELPRQLHQRLAPGGGEAPLEPGLQPWRLGPHSPYGFLPLGQTHRRTNISLDSIDNPATVLTLSHWPANKTPSAYKANLSTTSALIFLQQGLRVEQAQVITSDHFDLDGLASVYAFLAPEQALRHRQLLIDIARLGDFTRGTSPQALHCAFTLHALAARVRSHSQGGNDRRLMTRFTTLLPQLADVLDNTRRYAELYDPAMQELQRSTLLVEHAATRIEEYPDIDLAIFRLPDGAWQGEGGYFGLSPVALHNRSRCGVLAIVNQGRIEIRQRYESWVERSSGIPRARRDLAIFARALQETERTPGQWLYDGVQAIMPGLRFVADRPSSHSSDKLLAELRQFLGQAPVAWDANGQAT; from the coding sequence ATGAACAGCCTCAATACCGCTTGCCAGGAACAGGGCTTCCTTTTCGATCCGGGAGTCGCCCCATTGTTCGCGCACCTGGACCTTCGTCTGCTGGGGGGACGCGCCATCGGCATTGCCGACAATCAGTTCACCGATCTGCTCAGCGTCCTCGGCGGCCCCGGCTGCGGGGTGTGCAATGGCAACCCCCGGGACCTGCGCCGGGAGAACCTGCGCCAGTTCAGTTATCGCCTGGACGGTTCGGGCGAACTCGGGAGCGCAACGCCGGCGCCGCGGGAACTGCCCCGGCAGTTGCATCAGCGACTGGCGCCCGGAGGCGGCGAAGCGCCGCTGGAGCCTGGCTTGCAACCCTGGCGCCTGGGGCCCCACAGCCCCTATGGATTCCTGCCCCTGGGCCAGACCCACAGACGGACCAATATCTCCCTGGATTCCATCGACAATCCGGCCACCGTGCTGACCCTGTCCCATTGGCCGGCCAACAAGACCCCCAGCGCCTACAAGGCCAACCTGTCCACCACCAGCGCCCTGATCTTTCTCCAACAAGGGCTGAGGGTGGAACAGGCGCAGGTGATCACCAGCGATCATTTCGATCTTGACGGGCTGGCCTCGGTCTACGCCTTCCTGGCCCCCGAGCAGGCCCTGCGGCACCGTCAATTGCTGATCGATATCGCACGACTCGGCGACTTCACCCGGGGCACTTCGCCCCAGGCCCTGCACTGCGCCTTTACCCTGCATGCCCTGGCCGCCCGGGTGCGCAGCCACAGCCAGGGGGGCAACGACCGGCGACTCATGACGCGTTTCACCACACTGCTGCCGCAACTGGCCGATGTGCTGGATAACACCCGGCGTTACGCCGAGCTGTACGACCCGGCCATGCAGGAGCTGCAGCGCAGTACGTTGCTGGTGGAGCATGCCGCCACACGGATCGAAGAGTACCCGGACATCGATCTGGCGATCTTTCGCCTGCCTGACGGGGCATGGCAGGGCGAGGGCGGGTACTTCGGCCTGTCGCCGGTGGCGTTGCACAATCGCAGTCGCTGTGGGGTGCTGGCCATCGTCAATCAGGGGCGTATCGAAATCCGCCAGCGTTATGAAAGCTGGGTCGAGCGCAGCAGCGGCATTCCCCGGGCCCGTCGGGACCTGGCAATCTTCGCCCGGGCCTTGCAGGAAACGGAGCGCACTCCTGGGCAGTGGCTCTACGACGGGGTGCAAGCAATCATGCCGGGCCTGAGGTTTGTCGCCGACCGGCCCAGCAGCCATTCCAGCGACAAGCTGCTGGCCGAACTGCGTCAGTTCCTCGGCCAGGCCCCAGTGGCCTGGGATGCCAACGGCCAGGCCACATAA
- a CDS encoding MFS transporter, which yields MASTSGWSALLLGKNGLRSAALAGGVALHAINVYLVTTLLPSVVKDIGGLDYYAWNTTLFVVASIIGSVLSTRALGILGPKLAYALAGLVFMLGCGLCALAPDMGWLIFGRSVQGLGGGLLFALPYAMIRLVFDEPLWPRAMALISAMWGAATLIGPAVGGVFAEHGAWRAAFWVLVPCTLLFMLLAIVLLPGKSRETAPRSPIPGLQLVLLTAVVLAISIGSITPSPGYNALGLGVGLGLLLLVVVLENRSGKRLLPRDSLKSGSPLLALYLSMALLVVGMTSEVFVPLFLQELHQQTPLLAGYIAALMAAGWTLGAIFSSGLSPQGAARAIASGPFLVVAGLLLACLFMPATATPFLSLGAVCLAMLLVGTGIGLAWPHLLSRVLENAADDQKELAGASITTVQLVATALGAALAGMIVNLAGLSSTAGVAGTAQAAAWLFGIYAGVSALLFICMRQVRRHHTRALAEA from the coding sequence ATGGCTTCGACAAGCGGATGGTCAGCACTGTTACTGGGCAAGAACGGACTGCGCTCGGCAGCCCTGGCCGGTGGCGTGGCGCTGCATGCAATCAATGTGTACCTGGTCACCACGCTGTTGCCTTCGGTGGTCAAGGATATCGGCGGCCTGGACTACTACGCCTGGAATACCACCTTGTTCGTGGTGGCCTCGATCATAGGTTCGGTGTTGTCCACCCGGGCCCTGGGGATACTGGGGCCGAAGCTCGCCTATGCCCTGGCCGGCCTGGTGTTCATGCTCGGTTGCGGCCTGTGTGCCCTGGCCCCGGACATGGGCTGGCTGATCTTCGGCCGCAGTGTCCAGGGCCTGGGCGGAGGGCTGCTGTTCGCCTTGCCCTACGCGATGATCCGCCTGGTGTTCGACGAGCCGCTATGGCCCCGGGCGATGGCGCTGATTTCCGCCATGTGGGGCGCGGCCACCCTGATCGGACCAGCCGTGGGCGGGGTCTTCGCCGAACACGGAGCCTGGCGTGCGGCGTTCTGGGTGCTTGTGCCCTGCACCTTGCTGTTCATGCTGCTGGCGATTGTCCTGTTACCGGGTAAAAGCCGCGAAACGGCGCCTCGCAGTCCCATTCCCGGCCTGCAGTTGGTGTTGCTGACCGCGGTGGTGCTGGCGATCTCCATTGGCAGCATCACACCTTCACCCGGGTACAACGCTCTGGGCCTGGGCGTCGGTCTGGGCCTGTTGCTGCTGGTGGTGGTGCTGGAGAACCGCTCCGGCAAACGTCTCTTGCCCCGCGACAGCCTGAAATCCGGCAGCCCCTTGCTGGCGCTGTACCTCTCCATGGCGCTGCTGGTGGTGGGCATGACCAGCGAGGTCTTTGTGCCACTGTTCCTGCAAGAGCTGCATCAGCAGACGCCCTTGCTGGCGGGTTACATCGCCGCGCTGATGGCGGCCGGCTGGACCCTGGGGGCGATCTTCAGCTCTGGCCTGAGCCCCCAGGGTGCGGCCCGGGCCATTGCCAGCGGGCCGTTTCTGGTGGTGGCCGGCCTGCTCCTGGCTTGCCTGTTCATGCCTGCCACAGCCACGCCGTTCCTGAGCCTGGGCGCGGTGTGCCTGGCCATGTTGCTGGTGGGCACAGGGATCGGCCTGGCGTGGCCCCATCTGTTGTCCCGAGTCCTGGAAAACGCGGCCGATGACCAAAAGGAGCTGGCGGGCGCTTCGATCACCACGGTGCAACTGGTGGCCACGGCCCTGGGCGCGGCGCTGGCGGGGATGATTGTCAATCTGGCCGGACTCAGCTCCACCGCCGGTGTTGCCGGTACGGCCCAGGCCGCAGCCTGGCTGTTCGGAATCTACGCCGGGGTATCGGCCCTGTTGTTTATCTGCATGCGTCAGGTCCGGCGCCACCATACCCGGGCGCTGGCCGAGGCCTGA
- a CDS encoding helix-turn-helix transcriptional regulator, with product MSSISSPAEKKNPGATAERILFLLKTRGPLKTADLAPLLKVSLEATRQQLQKLLDAELIAGQMMPAQGAGRPSQKWVLTEQAQARFPDTHAHLTLQLIDSIRAVYGADGVERIVTDMERVNTAQYLDVCAPLPTLEERVRALAQIREVAGYMASVEADGESWLLIESHCPICVAAQQCQGFCRSELQVFQAAIGDLGQVQRVEHLITGGRRCVYRISALQPSPRP from the coding sequence ATGTCCTCGATATCCTCCCCTGCCGAGAAGAAGAACCCCGGAGCCACCGCCGAGCGAATTCTGTTTCTGCTGAAAACCCGCGGCCCCTTGAAAACCGCCGACCTGGCCCCGCTGCTCAAGGTGTCCCTGGAAGCCACCCGCCAGCAGCTACAGAAGCTGCTGGACGCTGAACTGATCGCCGGGCAGATGATGCCGGCCCAGGGCGCCGGGCGTCCGTCACAGAAATGGGTGTTGACCGAGCAGGCCCAGGCCCGTTTTCCCGACACCCATGCCCACCTGACCCTGCAACTGATCGATTCGATTCGCGCGGTCTATGGGGCCGACGGTGTGGAACGCATCGTCACTGATATGGAGCGGGTCAACACCGCGCAGTACCTCGACGTCTGCGCCCCGCTACCGACCCTGGAAGAACGGGTCCGGGCCCTGGCGCAAATCCGTGAAGTCGCCGGCTACATGGCCAGTGTCGAGGCCGACGGCGAGAGCTGGCTGTTGATCGAGAGTCACTGTCCGATCTGTGTCGCGGCCCAGCAGTGCCAGGGCTTCTGCCGCTCCGAACTGCAAGTGTTCCAGGCCGCCATTGGCGACCTTGGCCAGGTGCAGCGCGTGGAGCACCTGATCACTGGCGGTCGACGCTGCGTTTATCGCATCAGCGCCCTCCAACCGAGTCCCCGCCCGTGA
- a CDS encoding alpha/beta hydrolase, translating to MIAPTLSRLLKRGALIFGVAAFTLLAWRAYDSERGPALQPWHLRVPHELSVEQIDRADWATWLQAEGRVFAEVEREVSDTLDPSQVPPFNRYRKDSRVYPPHFATDWNRSYLLRPQGPPRGVVVLLHGLTDSPYSLRHIARRYVAHGYLAIGLRLPGHGTVPAGLTEVQWQDWLAATRLALRTARAEVPAPAPLHIVGYSNGGALAVKYALDALGDPQLPQAQRLVLISPMIGVASSARFAGLAAWPAVFPAFSKAAWLNLRPEYNPFKYNSFPVNGARQSWLLTDALQGQLQALAGDPRFQQLPPILAFQSLTDATVSTPAVVNGLFRRLPANGSELVIFDLNRTSDFDGLLDPSSLTSLASLLPAPPRNYSTRILSNAESPSHHLEELGTAALSLDSQRRPLDLAFPAGVFSLSHVALPFPVSDSLYGSQPDPGEDFGLHLGSLAARGERAVLVVPMDELMRLTSNPFYPYLIRRIESDIDQATVPSLIP from the coding sequence GTGATCGCCCCGACCCTGTCGCGCCTGCTCAAGCGTGGCGCGCTGATCTTCGGCGTTGCCGCATTCACCCTGCTGGCCTGGCGCGCCTACGACAGCGAGCGGGGTCCGGCGCTGCAACCCTGGCACCTGCGGGTGCCCCACGAATTGAGCGTCGAGCAGATCGATCGGGCCGACTGGGCAACCTGGCTGCAGGCCGAGGGGCGGGTGTTCGCCGAAGTCGAGCGCGAGGTCAGCGACACCCTCGATCCATCCCAGGTGCCGCCCTTCAACCGTTACCGCAAGGACAGCCGGGTCTACCCGCCGCACTTCGCCACCGACTGGAACCGCTCCTACCTGCTGCGCCCCCAGGGTCCGCCCCGGGGCGTGGTGGTGCTGCTGCACGGGCTGACCGACTCGCCCTACAGCCTGCGGCACATTGCCCGGCGCTACGTTGCCCACGGCTACCTGGCCATCGGCCTGCGCCTGCCCGGTCACGGCACGGTGCCCGCCGGCCTGACCGAGGTGCAGTGGCAGGACTGGCTGGCGGCGACCCGCCTGGCCCTGCGCACGGCGCGGGCCGAAGTGCCGGCACCTGCGCCCCTGCACATCGTCGGCTACTCCAACGGTGGCGCCCTGGCGGTCAAGTACGCCCTGGACGCCCTCGGCGATCCGCAACTGCCACAGGCCCAGCGCCTGGTGCTGATTTCACCGATGATCGGCGTGGCGTCGTCGGCGCGCTTTGCCGGGCTGGCCGCCTGGCCCGCGGTGTTTCCAGCCTTCAGCAAGGCCGCCTGGCTGAACCTGCGCCCGGAATACAACCCGTTCAAGTACAACTCGTTTCCGGTCAATGGCGCGCGTCAGTCATGGCTGCTGACCGACGCCCTGCAAGGCCAGCTGCAAGCCCTGGCGGGCGATCCGCGGTTCCAGCAACTGCCGCCGATCCTCGCCTTCCAGTCCCTGACCGACGCCACGGTCAGCACGCCGGCGGTGGTGAACGGCCTGTTCCGCCGGCTCCCGGCCAACGGCAGCGAACTGGTGATCTTCGATCTGAACCGCACCAGCGACTTCGACGGCCTGCTGGACCCGTCCAGCCTCACCTCCCTGGCCAGCCTGCTGCCGGCGCCGCCGCGCAACTACAGCACGCGGATCCTGAGCAACGCCGAGAGCCCGTCGCACCACCTGGAAGAACTGGGCACCGCGGCCCTGAGCCTGGACAGCCAGCGCCGGCCCCTGGACCTGGCCTTCCCGGCGGGGGTGTTTTCCCTGTCCCACGTGGCCCTGCCATTCCCCGTCAGCGACAGCCTGTACGGCAGCCAACCCGATCCCGGCGAAGACTTCGGCCTGCACCTGGGCAGCCTCGCGGCCCGGGGCGAACGCGCCGTGCTGGTGGTGCCCATGGACGAGCTGATGCGTCTGACGTCCAACCCGTTCTACCCCTATCTGATCCGGCGCATCGAGTCGGATATAGATCAAGCAACAGTTCCGTCATTGATCCCCTGA
- a CDS encoding sn-glycerol-3-phosphate transporter — MASAALLVAAQSAQADQQGDFWYLQTSVYTNHWSNDPDHNNHQDLIGLERNYASGKLWGLSTFRNSFSQRSYYAYVGKAWESADWPVYAKLSGGLIQGYKGDYKDKIPLNHFGVAPVLIPAVGMHYGPVGTELVILGAAAVMVNVGYRY; from the coding sequence ATGGCCAGCGCGGCGCTGCTGGTCGCCGCCCAGAGCGCGCAGGCCGATCAGCAAGGGGACTTCTGGTACTTGCAGACCAGCGTCTACACCAACCACTGGAGCAACGATCCGGACCACAACAACCATCAGGACCTGATCGGCCTGGAGCGCAACTACGCCAGCGGAAAACTCTGGGGCCTGAGCACCTTTCGCAACTCCTTCTCCCAGCGCTCCTACTACGCCTACGTCGGCAAGGCCTGGGAGAGCGCCGACTGGCCGGTCTACGCCAAGCTCAGCGGCGGCCTGATCCAGGGCTACAAGGGCGACTACAAGGACAAGATTCCGCTGAACCACTTCGGCGTGGCGCCGGTGCTGATTCCGGCAGTCGGCATGCATTACGGCCCGGTAGGCACCGAGCTGGTGATACTGGGAGCCGCAGCGGTGATGGTCAACGTCGGCTACCGCTACTGA